One Helicoverpa zea isolate HzStark_Cry1AcR chromosome 20, ilHelZeax1.1, whole genome shotgun sequence genomic region harbors:
- the LOC124640359 gene encoding mitochondrial intermembrane space import and assembly protein 40: protein MATRSVLSSGLDGKDVVIVATREELATPSKVSLPEPEPAPGLILPDGSINWGCPCLGGMATGPCGTQFREAFSCFHYSDADPKGSDCYEKFSVMQECMSHYPELYGKDEDDELAAAIDSAADADKPEPAAERAAPAAAAPAGDAR from the exons ATGGCGACTCGGTCGGTGCTGTCCTCCGGGCTGGACGGTAAGGATGTGGTGATCGTGGCGACGCGTGAGGAACTGGCGACGCCCAGCAAGGTGAGCCTGCCGGAGCCGGAGCCCGCGCCGGGTCTCATTCTGCCAGACGGCTCCATCAACTGGGGCTGCCCCTGCCTGGGCGGCATGGCCACTGGGCCCTGCGGCACACAGTTCAGGGAAGCATTCTCCTGCTTCCACTACAG TGACGCGGATCCCAAGGGCAGCGACTGCTACGAGAAATTTAGCGTGATGCAGGAGTGCATGTCGCACTACCCCGAGCTGTACGGCAAAGACGAGGACGACGAGCTCGCCGCCGCCATCGACTCCGCCGCCGACGCCGACAAGCCCGAGCCCGCCGCCGAGCGAgccgcccccgccgccgccgcgcccgccgggGACGCGCGCTAG